A genome region from Nocardia sp. NBC_00565 includes the following:
- the holA gene encoding DNA polymerase III subunit delta — protein sequence MSERTAAVHLVLGDEELLVERAIAGITAQVRGNAPDPDAVPVDRLRAGDANTAELAELLSPSLFAEDRVIVLESAAEAGKDAVAVITDAATDPPEGVVLVVLHSGGGRAKALAPALQKMGAQVHDCAKLTKATERVEFVRGEFRTAGVRVSSDVVQVMLEAVGSDLRELAAACSQLASDTGGKIDIAAVRRYYSGKAEISGFDVAELAVAGDRPGAMEALRWANDRGVPHVLLADALADSVHTIARVGSAGRGDPFKLAQQLGMPPWKVKKAQAQARGWNQASIGTALQVVATLNADVKGGAADANYALEHALMQILDLHTAG from the coding sequence GTGAGCGAACGGACTGCGGCAGTGCACCTGGTGCTAGGTGATGAAGAGCTGTTGGTCGAGCGGGCGATCGCGGGGATTACGGCGCAGGTGCGGGGGAATGCGCCGGATCCCGATGCGGTGCCCGTTGATCGGCTGCGGGCGGGGGATGCCAATACCGCGGAACTAGCGGAGCTGTTGAGTCCCTCGCTGTTCGCCGAGGATCGGGTGATCGTGCTCGAGTCGGCGGCGGAGGCGGGCAAGGACGCCGTCGCGGTGATCACCGATGCCGCCACGGATCCGCCCGAGGGCGTCGTGCTGGTGGTGCTGCACTCCGGGGGTGGCCGGGCCAAGGCGCTGGCGCCCGCGCTGCAGAAGATGGGGGCGCAGGTACACGATTGCGCCAAGCTAACCAAGGCAACCGAACGGGTGGAGTTCGTGCGCGGCGAATTCCGGACCGCCGGAGTACGCGTTTCGAGCGATGTCGTGCAGGTGATGCTGGAGGCCGTCGGCTCGGACCTGCGGGAGTTGGCCGCCGCCTGTTCGCAGTTGGCCTCCGATACCGGCGGCAAGATCGATATCGCCGCGGTGCGCCGCTACTACTCCGGCAAGGCCGAGATCTCCGGCTTCGATGTCGCCGAACTCGCGGTGGCGGGGGATCGGCCCGGTGCCATGGAAGCCTTGCGCTGGGCCAATGACCGCGGCGTGCCGCACGTACTGCTCGCCGACGCGCTCGCCGACTCCGTACACACCATCGCCCGTGTCGGTTCCGCGGGCCGCGGCGACCCGTTCAAGCTGGCCCAGCAGTTGGGCATGCCGCCGTGGAAGGTGAAGAAGGCCCAAGCCCAGGCCCGCGGCTGGAACCAGGCCAGTATCGGCACCGCCCTCCAGGTCGTCGCCACCCTGAACGCCGACGTCAAGGGCGGTGCCGCCGACGCCAACTACGCGCTGGAACATGCGCTGATGCAGATCCTGGACCTGCACACGGCTGGCTGA
- a CDS encoding aldo/keto reductase encodes MSGARTLDTYRQLGRSGLRVSPLSLGTMTFGADWGWGADKDEARKIFDTYVERGGNFIDTASQYTNGTSEQLLGEFSADNRESLVLATKYTMLRRPDDPNSGGNSRKSMTGSVEASLRRLNTDYIDLLYLHAWDFLTPVEEILRGMDDLVRAGKVLYVGISDAPAWQISRMQTIADLRGWSPLIALQIEYSLIERTVERDLIPMAQEMGLGVVPWSPLASGVLTGKYRRADLDHDAAGAPEGTRKNVAAANGSLTERGLAIADVVKDVAAQLGKTPSQVALAWTLRNPGVTAPIIGARTAAQLEDNLGALEVEFDAAQVARLEQASAVELGFPHDMLARPMTRGVVFGELKIEGRD; translated from the coding sequence ATGTCCGGAGCCCGCACCCTCGATACCTACCGGCAGCTCGGCCGCTCGGGTCTTCGGGTGTCTCCGCTGTCCCTGGGGACCATGACGTTCGGCGCCGATTGGGGTTGGGGCGCCGATAAGGACGAGGCCCGCAAGATCTTCGACACCTACGTCGAGCGCGGCGGCAACTTCATCGACACCGCCAGCCAGTACACCAATGGCACCTCCGAGCAGCTGCTCGGTGAGTTCAGCGCCGACAATCGCGAAAGTCTGGTGCTGGCAACGAAATACACGATGCTGCGGCGACCGGACGACCCGAACTCCGGCGGTAACAGCCGCAAGAGCATGACCGGTTCGGTGGAGGCCAGCCTGCGTCGGCTGAACACCGACTACATCGACCTGCTGTACCTGCACGCCTGGGACTTCCTGACCCCGGTCGAGGAAATCCTGCGCGGTATGGACGATCTGGTGCGCGCGGGCAAGGTGCTCTACGTCGGCATCTCCGACGCACCGGCCTGGCAGATCTCGCGCATGCAGACCATCGCCGACCTGCGCGGCTGGTCGCCGCTGATCGCGCTGCAGATCGAATACAGCCTGATCGAGCGGACCGTCGAGCGCGACCTCATTCCGATGGCGCAGGAAATGGGCCTCGGGGTGGTGCCGTGGTCGCCGCTGGCCAGCGGTGTGCTCACCGGCAAATACCGCCGCGCCGATCTCGATCACGACGCGGCGGGCGCACCGGAGGGCACCCGTAAGAACGTGGCGGCGGCCAACGGTTCACTCACCGAACGCGGGCTCGCCATCGCCGATGTGGTGAAAGATGTTGCGGCACAACTGGGTAAGACACCCTCGCAGGTGGCGCTTGCCTGGACGCTGCGCAATCCGGGCGTGACCGCGCCGATCATCGGTGCGCGCACGGCCGCGCAGTTGGAGGACAACCTCGGGGCGCTCGAGGTGGAGTTCGATGCGGCGCAGGTGGCCCGGTTGGAACAGGCCAGCGCGGTGGAGTTGGGCTTCCCGCACGACATGCTGGCTCGGCCGATGACTCGCGGGGTGGTCTTCGGCGAGCTGAAGATCGAAGGGCGCGACTGA
- a CDS encoding helix-turn-helix domain-containing protein translates to MTGTVNATQELAAFLRARRERLTPGDLGLPARRQARRTPGLRREEVAELAGVSTDYIVRLEQGRGLRPSADVLEAISRALRLDTDERAYLFDLAQQRQPNAGKPSTVPAPALAMLVRDLSPLPAMLVNHRYDILAWNREMARLIVDFGTLPPRQRNSMWLCLMDPAMRDFYGERERIIREGIADLRAAWAAHPDDQELADLVAEFTARSEEFAQGWARHDVKVHGRGRKPLRHPEVGPLVVNYEVLMPLQDPDQRIIIYRAADADSQTALDRLCADLEP, encoded by the coding sequence ATGACTGGCACGGTGAACGCGACACAGGAACTTGCGGCTTTCCTGCGCGCTCGGCGCGAACGACTGACTCCCGGCGATCTTGGTTTGCCCGCGCGCAGGCAGGCTCGGCGCACCCCGGGCCTGCGCCGCGAAGAGGTCGCCGAACTCGCCGGTGTGAGTACCGACTACATCGTCCGGCTGGAGCAGGGCCGCGGCCTGCGCCCGTCCGCGGATGTACTGGAGGCGATCTCGCGCGCCCTGCGCCTGGACACCGACGAGCGCGCGTATCTGTTCGACCTGGCCCAGCAGCGCCAGCCGAACGCCGGGAAGCCGAGTACGGTCCCCGCACCCGCGCTGGCCATGCTGGTGCGGGATCTGTCGCCGCTGCCCGCGATGCTGGTCAACCACCGCTACGACATCCTGGCGTGGAATCGGGAGATGGCCAGGTTGATCGTCGATTTCGGCACCCTGCCGCCCCGGCAGCGCAACTCCATGTGGCTGTGCCTGATGGATCCCGCAATGCGTGACTTCTACGGTGAACGCGAACGCATTATTCGCGAGGGTATCGCCGACTTGCGCGCCGCGTGGGCCGCCCACCCCGACGATCAGGAACTGGCCGATCTGGTCGCCGAGTTCACCGCTCGCAGCGAGGAGTTCGCGCAGGGCTGGGCCAGGCACGACGTCAAGGTGCATGGGCGCGGCAGGAAGCCGCTGCGGCACCCGGAGGTCGGCCCGCTGGTCGTCAACTACGAAGTGCTCATGCCGCTACAAGACCCCGACCAGCGCATCATCATCTATCGCGCGGCCGATGCGGACTCCCAGACCGCGCTGGATCGGCTGTGCGCGGACCTGGAGCCCTGA
- the rpsT gene encoding 30S ribosomal protein S20, whose product MANIKSQMKRIRTNEEARKRNQSVKSALRTAIRSFREAAAAGDKETANERLVFASRKLDKAASKGVIHANQAANKKSALALVLNKL is encoded by the coding sequence GTGGCCAACATCAAGTCCCAGATGAAGCGGATCCGTACCAACGAGGAGGCGCGCAAGCGCAACCAGTCGGTCAAGTCCGCGCTGCGCACCGCGATCCGCAGCTTCCGGGAGGCCGCTGCGGCCGGTGACAAGGAAACCGCCAACGAGCGCCTGGTCTTCGCCAGCCGCAAGCTGGACAAGGCCGCCTCCAAGGGCGTCATCCACGCCAACCAGGCCGCCAACAAGAAGTCGGCCCTCGCGCTCGTGCTGAACAAGCTCTGA
- a CDS encoding circularly permuted type 2 ATP-grasp protein codes for MTGLFQGYRPGRYADAFDEMFDGQGRVRQPYKGIFSALAPIDVADLAGRSDALDRAFIDQGITFSLSGQERPFPLDLVPRVIAAAEWAKLERGIKQRVTALELFLADVYGEQNILRDEVIPKRLVTSCQHFHREAAGLVPPNGVRIHVAGIDLIRDERGDFRVLEDNLRSPSGVSYVMENRRTMARVFPDLFSSHRVRAVGDYPTHLLAALRASAAPNEADPTVVVLTPGVYNSAYFEHSLLARQMGVELVEGRDLFCRDNVVYMRTTAGERQVDVIYRRIDDTFLDPMHFRPDSVLGVAGLVNAARAGNVVISSAIGNGVGDDKLTYAYVPTIIEYYLGEKPVLPNVDTYRCWLDDERAQVLDRIDELVIKPVEGSGGYGIVIGPAATPRELEVTRRKIKADPRGWIAQPVVQLSTVPTKIGNELVPRHVDLRPFAVNDGDDIWVLPGGLTRVALPEGSLVVNSSQGGGSKDTWVLAGRASPADRELAGEELVSEPPQSDQRELGRELTATQANQQQQQQQQEQRLGELRQSQQQQGAGQQQQRGTGRQSQQQGSVMP; via the coding sequence ATGACCGGTCTGTTCCAGGGCTATCGACCCGGTCGGTACGCGGATGCCTTTGACGAGATGTTCGACGGACAGGGCCGGGTGCGCCAGCCGTACAAGGGCATCTTCTCGGCGCTGGCCCCGATCGACGTCGCCGATCTCGCGGGCCGCTCGGACGCGCTGGATCGAGCCTTCATCGATCAGGGCATCACCTTCTCGCTGTCCGGTCAGGAGCGTCCCTTCCCGCTCGATCTGGTGCCCCGGGTGATCGCGGCCGCCGAATGGGCAAAGTTGGAACGCGGGATCAAGCAGCGCGTGACCGCGCTGGAGCTGTTCCTCGCCGACGTCTACGGCGAGCAGAACATCCTGCGCGACGAGGTGATCCCGAAACGGCTGGTGACCTCATGCCAGCACTTCCATCGGGAGGCCGCCGGGCTGGTGCCGCCGAACGGGGTGCGCATCCACGTGGCGGGCATCGATCTGATCCGTGACGAGCGCGGCGACTTCCGGGTGCTCGAGGACAATCTGCGCTCGCCGTCCGGGGTGTCCTATGTCATGGAGAACCGGCGCACCATGGCGCGGGTCTTTCCGGATCTGTTCTCCTCGCATCGGGTGCGTGCGGTCGGCGACTATCCGACCCACCTGCTGGCCGCGCTGCGCGCCTCGGCCGCGCCGAACGAGGCCGATCCGACGGTCGTGGTGCTCACACCCGGCGTCTACAACTCGGCGTACTTCGAACATTCGCTGCTGGCCAGGCAGATGGGGGTGGAACTGGTCGAGGGTCGCGACCTGTTCTGCCGCGACAACGTCGTCTACATGCGCACCACGGCGGGGGAGCGTCAGGTCGATGTGATCTACCGGCGCATCGATGACACCTTCCTCGACCCGATGCACTTCCGGCCCGATTCCGTACTCGGCGTCGCCGGACTGGTGAACGCCGCGCGGGCGGGCAATGTGGTCATCTCCAGCGCGATCGGCAACGGCGTCGGCGACGACAAGCTGACCTACGCCTATGTGCCCACGATCATCGAGTACTACCTCGGCGAGAAGCCGGTGCTGCCCAATGTCGATACCTATCGCTGCTGGCTCGATGACGAGCGCGCGCAGGTGCTGGACCGGATCGATGAACTGGTGATCAAACCGGTCGAGGGCTCCGGCGGCTACGGCATCGTCATCGGTCCGGCCGCCACGCCGCGGGAGCTGGAGGTCACCCGGCGCAAGATCAAGGCGGATCCGCGAGGGTGGATCGCGCAGCCGGTGGTGCAGCTGTCCACCGTGCCGACCAAGATCGGAAACGAGCTGGTTCCGCGCCATGTCGACCTGCGGCCGTTCGCGGTCAACGACGGCGACGACATCTGGGTGCTGCCGGGCGGATTGACGCGGGTGGCGTTGCCGGAGGGCTCGCTGGTGGTCAACTCCAGCCAGGGCGGCGGCAGTAAGGACACCTGGGTGCTGGCCGGGCGCGCCTCGCCCGCCGACCGTGAGCTCGCGGGCGAGGAGTTGGTGAGCGAACCGCCGCAGTCCGATCAGCGCGAGCTGGGCCGGGAACTGACCGCGACACAAGCGAATCAGCAACAGCAGCAACAACAGCAGGAACAGCGGCTCGGCGAGCTGCGGCAGAGTCAACAGCAGCAGGGAGCCGGGCAGCAACAGCAGCGGGGGACAGGGCGGCAGAGTCAGCAACAGGGCTCGGTGATGCCCTGA
- a CDS encoding alpha-E domain-containing protein: MLARNAESLYWIGRYVERADDTARILDVAVHQLLEDATVDPDRTSRVLLRVLGIEPPAAELEVWSVTDLVAFSHDHGNSIVDSIANARENARGAREVTSSEMWECLNATYIGLAVAERAARSLGPHEFFHYIKDRAAMFAGLSDSTLSRDDGYRFLLLGRSIERVDMTVRLLLSRAGDRTSSPAWVTVLRSAGAHDTYLRTHRGALDANLVAEFILLDRLFPRSVFHSVRVAEACLAELDQRPSSRVGARHEAQRLLGRARSELEFLPPGALLEDLQNRLLSLQKTCREVSEAIALQYFHAAPWVAWTDLRSSHDNHAQVEGEL; the protein is encoded by the coding sequence ATGTTGGCCCGCAACGCTGAATCCCTGTACTGGATCGGACGATACGTCGAGCGCGCCGACGATACCGCCCGCATTCTGGATGTCGCGGTGCACCAACTGCTCGAGGACGCGACAGTCGACCCGGACCGCACCTCGCGAGTCCTGTTGCGGGTATTGGGCATCGAGCCGCCCGCCGCCGAACTCGAGGTCTGGTCGGTGACCGATCTGGTCGCGTTCAGCCACGACCACGGCAATTCGATCGTCGATTCGATCGCCAATGCCCGCGAAAACGCCAGGGGCGCACGCGAAGTCACCTCCAGCGAGATGTGGGAGTGCCTGAACGCCACCTATATCGGGCTCGCCGTCGCCGAGCGTGCGGCCCGCAGCCTGGGCCCGCACGAATTCTTCCACTACATCAAGGATCGGGCGGCGATGTTCGCCGGACTCTCCGATTCCACCCTCAGTCGAGACGACGGCTACCGCTTTCTGCTGCTCGGTCGCTCCATCGAACGGGTGGATATGACCGTGCGCCTACTACTTTCGCGTGCGGGCGACCGCACTTCGTCACCGGCCTGGGTGACCGTGCTGCGCTCGGCCGGCGCGCACGATACCTACCTGCGCACCCATCGCGGCGCGCTCGATGCCAATCTGGTGGCCGAATTCATTCTGCTGGACCGGCTTTTCCCGCGTTCGGTCTTCCATTCGGTGCGGGTCGCGGAGGCCTGTCTCGCTGAACTCGATCAGCGCCCGAGCAGCCGGGTCGGCGCGCGACACGAGGCGCAGCGCCTACTTGGCCGGGCCCGCAGCGAACTCGAATTCCTGCCGCCCGGTGCGCTCTTGGAGGATCTGCAGAACCGCCTGCTATCGCTGCAGAAGACCTGCCGCGAGGTCAGCGAGGCGATCGCGCTGCAGTACTTCCACGCCGCACCCTGGGTGGCCTGGACCGACCTGCGCAGCAGTCACGACAACCACGCGCAGGTGGAGGGAGAGCTGTGA
- a CDS encoding transglutaminase family protein: protein MSWRIRVVHTTGYVYDAPVTRSFNEARLTPRADSRQNVILNRVETVPSTRSYRYTDYWGTAVTSFDLHAPHTELEVTGSSVVETEPFAGPAEELSWEELRSEHISDRFDEMLSPTAYVPQDKKLGAVAKQLARGVPPAKAVVRAAEWVHGEMEYLVGTTSVHTSAVQAFAERKGVCQDYAHLTLVLLRSMGIPSRYVSGYLHPNPAAEINTTVAGQSHAWIEAWTGQWWGYDPTNNIAINEQHISVGVGRDYADVPPLKGIFSGGGSTDLEVVVEITRLA, encoded by the coding sequence GTGAGTTGGCGGATCAGGGTGGTGCATACCACCGGATATGTGTACGACGCTCCGGTTACCCGGTCGTTCAACGAGGCTCGGCTCACACCGCGTGCGGACAGCAGGCAGAACGTCATCCTGAACCGGGTCGAGACGGTGCCTTCCACGCGGTCGTATCGCTACACCGACTACTGGGGGACCGCGGTCACCTCCTTCGATCTGCATGCGCCGCACACCGAATTGGAGGTCACCGGTTCCTCGGTGGTGGAGACCGAACCGTTCGCCGGTCCGGCCGAGGAGCTGTCCTGGGAGGAGTTGCGCTCCGAGCACATCAGTGACCGTTTCGACGAAATGCTCTCGCCCACCGCCTATGTACCGCAGGACAAGAAGCTGGGCGCGGTCGCCAAGCAGCTCGCGCGCGGGGTGCCTCCCGCGAAAGCCGTTGTGCGCGCGGCCGAATGGGTGCACGGCGAAATGGAATATCTGGTGGGCACCACCTCGGTGCACACCTCTGCGGTGCAGGCCTTCGCCGAACGCAAAGGCGTCTGCCAGGATTACGCGCATCTGACCCTGGTGCTGTTGCGCAGCATGGGGATTCCGAGCCGCTACGTCTCCGGATATCTGCACCCCAACCCGGCCGCGGAGATCAATACGACGGTCGCCGGACAGTCACACGCCTGGATCGAGGCATGGACCGGCCAATGGTGGGGCTACGACCCGACCAACAACATCGCCATCAACGAACAGCACATCTCCGTCGGTGTCGGCCGCGACTATGCCGATGTACCGCCACTGAAGGGCATCTTCTCCGGTGGCGGCTCGACCGACCTCGAGGTCGTCGTGGAGATCACCCGTCTCGCCTAG
- a CDS encoding aquaporin, whose product MSPTAQEVVEEVTELEPTPEAKKWAAEALGTFVLVISGVGTAVLAGERVGGLGVALAFGLSLLFLVYAIGPISGCHVNPAVTVGQLLLGRLSVVSAVGYVIAQLIGGFLAGLVLFAIAKNLPSYDRAVNGLGANGWGKHSPSAVRGPLGQVVIENGYGLSATIIVEVMLTALLVFVVLASTDQISDIPLAGLSIGVTLTVIHLISIPVDNTSVNPARSLAVAFYQDGAGPQVWAFVVFPLIGGVLGALVYGLLFGRSREMVS is encoded by the coding sequence ATGTCTCCCACTGCTCAGGAAGTCGTCGAGGAAGTCACCGAACTGGAGCCGACGCCGGAAGCCAAGAAGTGGGCGGCCGAGGCGCTCGGCACGTTCGTCTTGGTGATCAGTGGTGTCGGTACCGCGGTGCTGGCCGGTGAGCGCGTCGGCGGGCTCGGCGTCGCGCTCGCCTTCGGCCTTTCGCTGCTGTTCCTGGTCTATGCGATCGGGCCGATCTCCGGCTGTCACGTCAATCCGGCGGTGACCGTCGGTCAGTTGCTACTCGGTCGGCTCTCGGTGGTTTCCGCCGTCGGCTATGTGATCGCGCAGCTGATCGGTGGTTTCCTGGCCGGGCTCGTACTCTTCGCGATCGCGAAGAATCTGCCCTCCTACGATCGCGCGGTGAACGGACTCGGCGCGAACGGCTGGGGTAAGCACAGCCCGTCCGCGGTGCGCGGCCCGCTCGGTCAGGTGGTGATCGAGAACGGATACGGCCTGTCGGCGACCATCATCGTCGAGGTCATGCTGACCGCGCTGCTGGTCTTCGTGGTGCTGGCCTCCACCGACCAGATCTCCGATATTCCGCTGGCCGGGCTGTCGATCGGTGTCACCTTGACGGTCATCCACCTGATCTCGATTCCGGTGGACAACACCTCGGTCAACCCGGCCCGCAGCCTCGCCGTCGCCTTCTACCAGGATGGTGCGGGACCCCAGGTCTGGGCGTTCGTAGTGTTCCCGCTCATCGGTGGTGTGCTCGGCGCGCTGGTCTACGGTCTGCTGTTCGGTCGGTCCAGGGAGATGGTTTCCTGA